One window of the Podospora pseudopauciseta strain CBS 411.78 chromosome 4, whole genome shotgun sequence genome contains the following:
- a CDS encoding hypothetical protein (EggNog:ENOG503PYF6): MPSSSNTRARKTPRYLRSRVLNTPFKRRPKHNGQGTGKSTVHSLTTNSDICAFSWLDSATDEEPVSYPLHTRSSRAENGPTFLTPNRYELRSRTTQQHRDILSARNRATSPSNTNTNTNTCSDTSNSNARSSIPADTSPTSGASSRPPSSASICSTSNFRLASDFSLAHTSLATSQKRPRETSPEPLSTAIIRERQRKLLQEQAELKHKAIEEYHRTGDTRVFAPFLVPFVKEDENGKRRKLGEWKWDRDVERHYKEDETTKTRIWAPVEDSFL; the protein is encoded by the coding sequence ATGCCTAGTTCTAGCAACACCCGAGCCCGGAAAACCCCTCGCTATTTGAGATCGCGAGTGCTGAATACACCGTTCAAAAGGCGCCCCAAACACAATGGCCAAGGGACCGGGAAGTCGACTGTGCACTCCTTAACCACCAATTCGGATATATGCGCATTCTCATGGCTGGACTCGGCCACTGATGAGGAACCAGTATCATACCCACTTCATACACGAAGTTCTCGTGCTGAGAACGGGCCAACCTTCCTAACACCGAACCGTTACGAACTTCGATCTCGTACGACACAACAACACCGTGATATTCTGAGTGCTCGAAACAGAGCAACATCACCGTCCAACACGAataccaacaccaacacgTGTAGCGATACGTCCAACTCCAATGCTAGATCCAGCATACCAGCTGATACTTCACCTACTTCTGGGGCCTCATCTAGACCACCATCATCGGCTTCAATCTGTTCAACTTCTAATTTTCGTCTGGCTTCAGATTTCTCTTTAGCCCACACCAGTCTAGCTACCTCTCAGAAACGCCCACGAGAAACGTCTCCCGAGCCATTGAGCACCGCAATTATACGCGAACGACAGCGGAAGCTTCTCCAAGAACAAGCAGAGCTGAAGCACAAGGCCATCGAAGAATACCACCGAACCGGTGACACCCGAGTCTTTGCTCCTTTTCTTGTCCCCTTCGTCAAAGAAGACGAGAAtgggaaaaggagaaaacTGGGTGAATGGAAGTGGGATCGCGACGTGGAACGTCATTATAAAGAGGATgagacgacgaagacgaggatcTGGGCTCCTGTTGAAGACTCCTTTCTCTAA
- a CDS encoding hypothetical protein (EggNog:ENOG503PQF2): MFEICGSNGDFVVPEGSEDPVNPSTYRPPGNNALGRSEPRGSNRQFRGHGGLAMSQYSERIARSRLNNSRAHPYAPEQRFRVSTPGAPFSPYRHIVQQSNVDTAASIGPQSAALNLHIHPAVPKRRWAAWSERRLLGNSLIRDERPKAVTALSASNDKLPFLAFFDPDISCSVIRSSAVEVLGFRPMKAPKGTGGAVICSRWGVVNSAKFVQVVIESLNRGKAEVCVGKIWVLDDEKNLDDENDENDGFGAAMILRADIFSADQPGLDKGSGQAPQTNPSRLYPRQHPQFRLTPPSSSRVSSGTGGVTASVLHTPATSVHFATSSPADDTRHQTVDQQQTQTQHAGAFQAQSQLHTPHVQLEHWNQQAHSQLSARQHHQIRRYPNRHPQQLNEQRQQRQPDTFMYANGGYLATPSATGTQSLYSHSAPSYSPIRMNLTQELPWTPLDSSPGPDFLGGGVGHRETTRDITR; the protein is encoded by the exons ATGTTCGAGATCTGCGGTTCAAACGGCGACTTCGTGGTTCCAGAAGGAAGCGAGGACCCCGTCAATCCTTCAACTTATCGCCCCCCTGGTAACAACGCATTAGGTCGATCTGAACCTCGGGGATCGAACCGTCAATTCCGTGGACACGGGGGATTAGCCATGAGTCAATACAGTGAAAGAATTGCACGATCCAGGCTCAATAACTCCAGAGCACATCCATATGCACCAGAACAACGTTTCCGTGTGTCAACTCCGGGCGCGCCTTTCTCCCCTTACAGACACATCGTCCAACAATCCAACGTGGATACCGCCGCTTCTATTGGGCCTCAGTCGGCAGCGCTCAATCTCCACATACACCCTGCCGTTCCGAAACGAAGATGGGCGGCGTGGAGCGAAAGAAGGTTGCTTGGAAACTCCCTCATCCGGGACGAACGCCCGAAAGCCGTGACCGCTCTTTCCGCCAGCAACGACAAGTTGCCCTTCCTTGCCTTTTTTGATCCCGACATCTCGTGCTCAGTCATAAGATCATCCGCAGTCGAAGTGTTGGGGTTTCGACCCATGAAAGCGCCAAAAGGAACCGGAGGGGCTGTGATTTGTTCAAGATGGGGTGTTGTCAACTCAGCAAAGTTCGTTCAAGTGGTAATCGAGAGCCTGAACCGAGGTAAGGCCGAGGTATGCGTTGGTAAGATCTGGGtgttggatgatgagaagaacCTTGACGACGAGAACGACGAGAATGATGGTTTTGGAGCAGCCATGATCCTGCGTGCAGATATCTTCAGTGCGGATCAGCCGGGGCTGGATAAGGGCTCAGGCCAAGCTCCTCAAACGAACCCATCCCGACTATATCCTCGACAGCACCCCCAATTCAGGCTTACGCCGCCCAGCTCGTCTCGAGTGAGTTCAGGAACGGGTGGCGTCACGGCGTCGGTGCTGCACACTCCGGCAACCTCGGTTCATTTTGCGACTTCAT CTCCCGCGGACGATACGAGGCACCAAACTGTCGATCAGCAACAAACCCAAACTCAGCATGCAGGCGCCTTCCAGGCCCAATCGCAACTGCACACTCCCCATGTCCAGCTCGAGCATTGGAACCAACAGGCGCATTCTCAACTCAGCgcacgacaacaccaccaaattCGAAGGTACCCCAACCGTCACCCTCAACAACTCAATGAGCAGCGGCAACAGCGGCAGCCAGACACCTTTATGTATGCCAATGGTGGCTACCTCGCTACGCCGTCGGCTACAGGCACCCAAAGCCTGTACAGTCATTCTGCGCCATCTTATAGCCCAATCCGAATGAACTTGACGCAAGAGCTTCCATGGACGCCTTTAGACAGCTCACCCGGCCCGGACTTCTTGGGTGGCGGCGTGGGCCACAGGGAAACTACCCGGGACATCACTAGATGA
- a CDS encoding hypothetical protein (EggNog:ENOG503PYF6) — protein sequence MPRRQRARHAREHWDARRQPKKRKSVANKPAPISWATSDAVKAGFRGGPSSPRKLTSTTSDGGNTLEPSSGYSLRRRTRGKDQRLLGTSAEKQQDEGHLCTSQDGVNSDGGTMNSWMHENASNITTLQDRIIEENIEAETTPKTRIDAATVQENRRRLRESEEMARRKAIAKYQLTNDPEVFRPFLAPFIASGEHERELGEWQWDAEVERYWRMNKTTGTKVWEPLWESFI from the exons ATGCCCAGAAGGCAAAGGGCCCGCCACGCCCGTGAACATTGGGATGCCCGCCGACAGCCCAAGAAGCGCAAGTCCGTCGCCAATAAGCCAGCTCCAATCTCTTGGGCAACCTCGGATGCCGTAAAAGCTGGCTTCAGAGGAGGTCCCTCGTCACCCCGGAAACTCACGAGTACCACCAGCGATGGTGGCAACACGCTAGAGCCAAGCAGTGGTTACAGTCTCAGACGGCGGACGAGGGGCAAAGACCAGCGTTTACTTGGCACATCAGCAGAGAAACAACAAGATGAAGGTCATCTATGTACTAGCCAGGATGGTGTCAACAGTGATGGTGGTACCATGAATAG TTGGATGCACGAAAATGCCTCCAACATTACGACTCTCCAGGATCGAATTATCGAAGAGAATATCGAGGCTGAGACTACGCCCAAAACTCGAATCGATGCAGCCACGGTCCAAGAAAACCGCCGACGGCTACGCGAGAGCGAAGAGATGGCACGGCGCAAGGCAATTGCAAAGTATCAGCTCACCAACGACCCCGAGGTCTTCAGGCCGTTCCTGGCGCCCTTTATCGCGAGTGGGGAACACGAACGGGAGCTGGGCGAGTGGCAATGGGACGCTGAGGTGGAGCGCTATTGGAGGATGAACAAAACGACGGGGACAAAGGTCTGGGAACCTCTGTGGGAGTCGTTTATTTGA